One segment of Proteus appendicitidis DNA contains the following:
- a CDS encoding methyl-accepting chemotaxis protein encodes MFRFRKLKISTSLYLLLMMFCVMQVVSSGISLGIVHLNNEQITRVDIDTSKRDELGLSWASLIQTRNAINRVAIAVKTEQSTDYIQSIESIALSRLETANTHFQNFLADINKEAIPTEEKEIVEAVKNDYHVLYGALTELHSMLKNGNFQGFLDQPTERYQTAMENSFNTYMNYVQTEITESIEQGHRSYTIAILMFIGAIAMVIVVSLAAHRWLSFNIIKPFASLSRYFNDVATGKLNREILVFTDDEIGDVFRRLRDMRGELARSIRIVRDNSNAMYSGIQEISKGNTDLSSRTEQQAASLEETAASMEELTATVKQNADNALQASKLAESASETAIRGGQITNSVVETMDAITQSSQKIGAIISVIDGIAFQTNILALNAAVEAARAGEQGRGFSVVAGEVRNLAQRSADAAKEIKLLIDESVLRVSQGSQLVNNAGQTMEELVTSVNKVTELMAEIASASDEQSRGIHQVADAVSQMDQVTQQNAALVEQSASAAAALEDQANNLVNAVSAFELPDTDESNHSSSLEGNGLKKADKKSFFKKTH; translated from the coding sequence ATGTTTAGGTTTCGCAAATTAAAGATATCCACCAGTCTCTATTTATTACTGATGATGTTTTGCGTTATGCAGGTGGTTTCTAGTGGTATTTCGCTAGGGATCGTTCATTTGAATAACGAACAGATCACCAGAGTAGATATAGATACATCTAAGCGAGATGAATTAGGATTAAGTTGGGCATCTTTAATACAAACACGTAATGCGATTAATCGTGTAGCTATTGCAGTGAAAACTGAACAGTCAACAGACTATATTCAATCTATTGAATCAATTGCACTTTCACGTTTGGAAACGGCGAATACTCATTTTCAAAATTTCCTTGCTGATATAAATAAAGAGGCAATCCCAACAGAAGAAAAAGAAATCGTTGAAGCAGTAAAAAACGATTACCACGTTTTATATGGTGCATTAACTGAATTACATAGCATGTTAAAAAACGGTAACTTCCAAGGCTTTTTAGATCAACCAACGGAACGTTATCAAACCGCGATGGAAAATTCATTTAATACCTATATGAATTATGTTCAGACAGAAATTACTGAATCTATAGAGCAAGGACATCGCTCTTATACTATTGCTATCTTGATGTTTATCGGTGCAATAGCGATGGTTATTGTGGTATCACTCGCCGCTCATCGCTGGCTAAGTTTTAATATCATTAAACCTTTCGCAAGTTTAAGCCGTTATTTTAATGATGTGGCTACCGGTAAATTAAATCGTGAAATTCTTGTCTTCACCGATGATGAAATAGGGGATGTGTTTAGACGACTACGAGATATGCGTGGAGAGCTAGCGCGTTCTATTCGTATCGTTCGAGACAACAGCAATGCTATGTACTCCGGTATTCAAGAAATTTCCAAAGGAAATACGGATTTATCCTCAAGAACTGAACAACAAGCTGCTTCGTTAGAAGAAACTGCGGCAAGCATGGAAGAGTTAACAGCAACGGTAAAACAAAATGCTGATAACGCCCTACAAGCGAGCAAGCTCGCAGAGTCTGCTTCTGAAACAGCCATTCGTGGTGGTCAAATCACGAATAGTGTTGTTGAAACCATGGATGCGATTACACAAAGTTCTCAAAAGATAGGGGCTATTATCAGTGTGATTGATGGTATTGCGTTCCAAACCAATATATTAGCACTTAACGCGGCGGTTGAAGCTGCTCGCGCCGGTGAACAAGGACGTGGATTCTCTGTCGTCGCTGGAGAAGTTCGTAACCTTGCTCAACGTAGTGCTGATGCTGCAAAAGAAATTAAATTGTTGATTGATGAATCTGTTTTACGTGTCTCTCAAGGTTCTCAACTCGTTAATAATGCAGGGCAAACAATGGAGGAACTCGTCACATCAGTAAATAAAGTCACTGAATTAATGGCAGAAATCGCCTCAGCTTCTGATGAACAAAGCCGAGGTATTCACCAAGTCGCTGATGCAGTCAGTCAGATGGATCAGGTGACACAGCAAAACGCTGCTTTGGTGGAGCAATCAGCATCTGCTGCCGCAGCATTAGAAGATCAGGCTAATAACCTTGTTAATGCTGTATCGGCATTCGAGTTGCCTGACACGGATGAGAGTAATCATTCTTCATCCCTTGAAGGTAATGGGTTGAAAAAAGCAGATAAAAAATCATTTTTTAAAAAGACCCATTAA
- the cheW gene encoding chemotaxis protein CheW — translation MASEHFEKLSGETVGQGFLIFTLGDEEYGIDILKVQEIRGYDQVTRIANSPSFIKGVTNLRGVIVPIVDLRIKFSQESVTYNDNTVVIVVNLLNRIVGIVVDGVSDVLTLKPEQICPAPEFAVTMSTEYLTGLGTLDERMLILVDIEKLLNSEEMELVDSATIQAK, via the coding sequence ATGGCTTCGGAACATTTCGAGAAATTATCCGGTGAAACTGTTGGACAAGGATTTCTAATTTTTACGCTGGGTGATGAAGAATATGGAATTGATATTTTAAAGGTTCAAGAAATTCGTGGATATGATCAAGTTACACGTATTGCTAATTCACCTAGTTTTATTAAAGGTGTAACTAATTTACGGGGCGTTATTGTTCCGATAGTTGATCTGCGTATTAAATTTTCACAAGAAAGTGTAACTTATAATGACAATACTGTTGTTATTGTGGTTAACTTATTAAATCGAATTGTGGGAATTGTTGTTGACGGTGTTTCTGATGTTCTTACGCTAAAACCAGAGCAGATCTGCCCTGCGCCAGAGTTTGCAGTCACAATGTCTACTGAGTATTTAACCGGTTTAGGTACTTTAGATGAAAGAATGCTTATTCTTGTTGATATTGAAAAATTACTCAACAGTGAAGAAATGGAATTAGTCGATAGCGCAACAATTCAAGCTAAATAA
- a CDS encoding methyl-accepting chemotaxis protein → MFSRMKIVTGLLSILLLFGVLQFVSGGVFYSNIIETRNDLNKTLIIQDQRERLDESWANLLQARNNINRAAISFLLQDKNMNVDDSLSVDYLTGLARKNMSRADEKFKEFEKNITAYQVHSEDDVRSLKGRFIEYFSALNQLEILLQDRNLKDFFEQPTTGYQDAFYKEYLAYVMRNEKFNEELNVALEASHQRTVITMVVLAIIVISALILCWFALRNALIRPLNSLLLSIKTFSEGDLRPNIEVNGRNEMSLLANGLKHMQQELIQTVRGVYQSTENIYNSTSEIAAGNNDLSARTEEQVASLEETAASMEQLTATVKQNADNARQASNLANDASDIARQGGKVVANVVQTMHDIAGSSQKITDITAVIDGIAFQTNILALNAAVEAARAGEHGRGFAVVAGEVRNLAQRSAEAAKEIKTLIEDSVSRTETGSVLVESAGETMTRIVDSVTRVTDIMGEIASASDEQSRGISQVGLAVSEMDRVTQQNASLVEQSAAAAAGLEDQAVALTRLVSIFKLPGQEEKTLERKESDATPVVKAAAPLIKPGTSEKKKSSSVEDPANWETF, encoded by the coding sequence ATGTTTAGCCGAATGAAAATAGTGACTGGATTATTATCCATTCTTCTGTTGTTTGGTGTTTTGCAATTTGTCTCAGGGGGTGTTTTTTACTCAAATATAATTGAGACAAGAAATGACCTTAATAAAACACTGATAATACAGGATCAACGTGAGCGCCTAGATGAAAGCTGGGCTAACTTACTGCAAGCTCGTAATAATATTAATCGTGCAGCGATTAGTTTTTTATTACAAGACAAAAATATGAATGTGGATGATTCTCTGTCTGTTGATTATTTAACGGGTCTTGCTCGTAAAAATATGTCTCGTGCAGACGAGAAATTTAAAGAATTTGAAAAGAATATTACTGCTTATCAAGTTCACTCAGAAGATGATGTTCGTAGCCTAAAAGGGCGTTTTATCGAATATTTCTCTGCATTAAACCAACTAGAAATTTTACTTCAAGATAGAAATTTAAAAGACTTTTTTGAGCAACCAACTACGGGTTATCAAGACGCTTTTTATAAAGAATATCTTGCATATGTCATGCGCAATGAGAAATTTAACGAAGAGTTAAATGTGGCACTAGAAGCCTCTCACCAACGTACTGTCATTACTATGGTTGTGTTAGCCATTATCGTTATCTCGGCATTAATTCTATGCTGGTTTGCATTACGTAATGCCTTAATTAGACCATTAAATTCACTTCTATTAAGTATTAAAACCTTCTCTGAAGGTGATTTACGTCCAAATATCGAAGTGAATGGCCGCAATGAAATGAGCTTGTTAGCAAATGGCTTAAAACATATGCAACAAGAGCTTATTCAAACTGTTCGTGGTGTCTATCAAAGCACGGAAAACATTTATAACAGTACAAGTGAAATTGCTGCTGGAAATAATGATTTATCTGCCCGTACAGAAGAGCAAGTGGCTTCGTTAGAAGAAACTGCCGCAAGTATGGAACAGTTAACGGCGACCGTGAAACAGAATGCTGACAATGCTCGCCAAGCAAGTAACCTTGCTAATGACGCCTCAGATATTGCCCGCCAAGGCGGAAAAGTTGTTGCTAATGTGGTGCAAACAATGCACGACATAGCCGGAAGTTCTCAGAAAATCACTGATATCACTGCTGTTATCGATGGCATTGCATTCCAGACCAATATTTTGGCGCTGAATGCGGCTGTTGAAGCGGCAAGAGCCGGTGAGCATGGTCGCGGATTTGCGGTAGTTGCCGGTGAAGTTCGTAACCTTGCACAGAGAAGTGCAGAAGCTGCTAAAGAAATAAAAACACTGATTGAAGATTCTGTAAGTCGTACTGAAACGGGTTCTGTACTCGTTGAAAGTGCGGGGGAAACGATGACGCGTATTGTGGATTCTGTAACGCGTGTTACTGACATCATGGGCGAAATCGCTTCTGCATCAGATGAGCAAAGCCGAGGTATTTCACAAGTTGGTCTTGCGGTTTCTGAAATGGATCGTGTCACTCAGCAAAACGCCTCTTTAGTAGAACAATCTGCAGCCGCTGCTGCTGGTCTTGAAGATCAAGCAGTTGCATTAACCCGCTTAGTTTCAATCTTCAAATTACCGGGTCAGGAAGAAAAAACGCTAGAAAGAAAGGAATCGGATGCAACCCCTGTAGTTAAAGCCGCTGCTCCACTTATAAAACCAGGAACCTCAGAAAAGAAAAAGAGCAGCAGTGTTGAAGATCCCGCTAACTGGGAAACTTTCTAA